A genomic region of Streptococcus suis contains the following coding sequences:
- the rplX gene encoding 50S ribosomal protein L24, producing MFVKKGDKVRVIAGKDKGVEALVVTALPKVNKVIVEGVNIVKKHQKPNSENPQGAIVEKEAPIHVSNVQVLDKNGVAGRVGYKFVDGKKVRYNKKSGEVLD from the coding sequence ATGTTTGTAAAAAAAGGCGATAAGGTTCGCGTAATCGCTGGTAAAGACAAAGGCGTTGAAGCTCTTGTTGTAACAGCACTTCCAAAAGTAAACAAAGTTATTGTTGAAGGTGTTAACATCGTTAAGAAACACCAGAAACCAAACAGCGAAAACCCTCAAGGCGCTATCGTTGAAAAAGAAGCTCCAATCCATGTGTCAAACGTTCAAGTTCTTGACAAAAATGGTGTTGCAGGACGCGTTGGTTACAAGTTTGTAGACGGCAAAAAAGTTCGCTACAACAAAAAATCAGGCGAAGTGCTTGATTAA
- the rpmJ gene encoding 50S ribosomal protein L36 → MKVRPSVKPICEYCKVIRRNGRVMVICPANPKHKQRQG, encoded by the coding sequence ATGAAAGTAAGACCATCGGTCAAACCAATTTGCGAATACTGCAAAGTTATTCGTCGTAATGGTCGTGTTATGGTGATTTGCCCAGCAAACCCTAAACACAAGCAACGTCAAGGTTAA
- the rplQ gene encoding 50S ribosomal protein L17, whose protein sequence is MAYRKLGRTSSQRKAMLRDLTTDLLINESIVTTEARAKEIRKTVEKMITLGKRGDLHARRQAAAFVRNEIASENYDEATDKYTSTTALQKLFSEIAPRYAERNGGYTRILKTEPRRGDAAPMAIIELV, encoded by the coding sequence ATGGCATACCGTAAACTAGGACGCACTAGCTCACAACGTAAAGCAATGTTACGCGATTTGACAACTGACCTTTTGATCAACGAATCAATCGTTACAACTGAAGCTCGTGCTAAAGAAATCCGTAAAACAGTTGAAAAAATGATCACACTTGGTAAACGTGGTGATTTGCACGCACGTCGTCAAGCAGCAGCATTTGTTCGTAACGAAATTGCATCTGAAAACTATGATGAAGCAACTGATAAGTACACTTCTACTACAGCACTTCAAAAATTGTTCTCTGAAATTGCACCTCGTTATGCAGAACGTAATGGTGGATATACTCGTATCCTTAAAACTGAACCACGTCGTGGTGATGCTGCACCAATGGCAATTATCGAACTTGTATAA
- the rpmC gene encoding 50S ribosomal protein L29, translating into MKLQEIKDFVKELRGLSQEELAKKENELKKELFELRFQAAAGQLEQTARLNEVKKQIARIKTVQSETK; encoded by the coding sequence ATGAAACTTCAAGAAATTAAAGATTTTGTAAAAGAACTTCGTGGCCTTTCTCAAGAAGAACTTGCTAAGAAAGAAAACGAATTGAAGAAAGAACTCTTCGAACTTCGTTTCCAAGCTGCTGCTGGTCAACTTGAGCAAACTGCTCGTTTGAACGAAGTGAAGAAACAAATTGCACGTATCAAAACTGTGCAATCTGAAACTAAATAA
- a CDS encoding DNA-directed RNA polymerase subunit alpha produces the protein MIEFEKPTITKIDENKDYGRFVIEPLERGYGTTLGNSLRRVLLASLPGAAVTSIKIDGVLHEFDTVPGVREDVMQIILNIKGIAVKSYVEDEKKIELDVVGPAEVTAGDILTDSDIEIVNPDHYLFTIADGATFKAVLTVNSGRGYVPAEGNKKDDAPVGTLAVDSIYTPVKKVNYQVEPARVGSNDGFDKLTLEINTNGTIIPEDALGLSARILMEHLGLFTDLTEVAKSAEVMKEAEVASDDRMLDRTIEELDLSVRSYNCLKRAGINTVFDLTEKTEPEMMKVRNLGRKSLEEVKVKLADLGLGLKKDK, from the coding sequence ATGATTGAGTTTGAAAAACCAACAATAACAAAAATTGATGAAAATAAAGATTACGGCAGATTTGTGATCGAACCATTAGAACGTGGTTACGGTACAACTCTTGGTAACTCTCTTCGTCGTGTACTTCTTGCCTCACTTCCAGGTGCTGCAGTAACATCAATTAAAATTGATGGTGTACTCCACGAATTCGACACAGTTCCAGGTGTTCGTGAAGATGTTATGCAAATTATTCTTAACATCAAAGGCATTGCTGTAAAATCTTATGTCGAAGACGAAAAGAAAATTGAACTTGATGTAGTAGGTCCAGCTGAAGTAACAGCAGGAGACATTCTTACAGATAGTGACATTGAAATTGTAAACCCTGACCATTATCTCTTTACCATTGCTGATGGTGCCACTTTTAAAGCTGTTTTGACTGTCAATTCAGGTCGTGGTTATGTACCAGCTGAGGGTAATAAGAAAGATGATGCACCAGTGGGAACACTTGCTGTAGATTCTATCTATACGCCAGTGAAGAAAGTCAATTATCAAGTTGAACCAGCTCGTGTTGGTAGCAACGATGGTTTTGACAAATTAACACTTGAAATCAACACAAATGGCACCATTATTCCAGAAGATGCTTTAGGTCTTTCTGCGCGCATTTTGATGGAGCACTTAGGTCTCTTCACTGACTTGACTGAAGTTGCAAAATCTGCAGAAGTGATGAAAGAAGCTGAAGTGGCTTCAGATGATCGTATGCTTGATCGTACGATTGAAGAATTGGATCTATCTGTTCGCTCATATAACTGTCTGAAACGTGCAGGCATTAACACTGTATTCGACTTGACAGAGAAAACTGAGCCAGAAATGATGAAAGTGCGCAATCTTGGTCGCAAGAGTCTTGAAGAAGTTAAAGTTAAATTGGCTGATCTTGGTCTAGGATTGAAAAAAGATAAATAA
- the rpsM gene encoding 30S ribosomal protein S13: protein MARIAGVDIPNDKRVVISLTYVYGIGLATSKKILAAAGISEDVRVKDLTSDQEDAIRREVDAIKVEGDLRREVNLNIKRLMEIGSYRGIRHRRGLPVRGQNTKNNARTRKGKAVAIAGKKK from the coding sequence ATGGCTCGTATTGCTGGAGTTGACATTCCAAATGACAAACGTGTAGTTATTTCATTAACTTATGTTTATGGTATCGGTCTTGCAACATCTAAAAAAATTCTTGCAGCTGCAGGTATTTCAGAAGATGTACGCGTGAAAGATTTGACATCAGATCAAGAAGATGCTATTCGTCGCGAAGTTGATGCAATCAAAGTTGAAGGTGACCTCCGTCGTGAAGTTAACTTGAACATCAAACGTTTGATGGAAATCGGTTCATACCGTGGTATCCGTCACCGTCGTGGACTTCCTGTCCGTGGACAAAACACTAAAAACAATGCCCGCACTCGTAAAGGTAAAGCTGTTGCGATTGCAGGTAAGAAAAAATAA
- a CDS encoding adenylate kinase: MNLLIMGLPGAGKGTQAAKIVEKFNVAHISTGDMFRAAMANQTEMGILAKSYIDKGDLVPDEVTNGIVKERLVQDDIKEKGFLLDGYPRTIEQAHALDENLADLGIELQGVINIEIDPSKLVERLSGRIIHKETGETFHKVFNPPVGDYKEEDFYQREDDKPESVKRRLEVNIAQGQPIIDHYRAKGLVHDIEGDQDIDLVFQAIDTVLSKLQ; encoded by the coding sequence ATGAATCTTTTAATTATGGGTTTACCAGGTGCTGGTAAAGGGACACAAGCGGCCAAGATTGTTGAGAAATTCAATGTTGCTCATATTTCAACAGGAGATATGTTCCGTGCAGCAATGGCCAATCAGACTGAAATGGGTATTCTTGCCAAGTCGTACATCGATAAGGGGGACCTCGTTCCCGATGAAGTTACTAATGGCATTGTCAAAGAACGTTTGGTTCAGGATGACATCAAGGAAAAAGGCTTTTTGCTAGATGGCTATCCTCGTACGATTGAACAAGCCCATGCCTTGGATGAAAATTTGGCTGACTTAGGAATTGAGTTGCAAGGTGTTATCAATATTGAGATTGATCCTTCAAAATTGGTAGAGCGTCTCAGCGGTCGTATTATTCATAAAGAAACCGGAGAGACTTTCCACAAAGTATTCAATCCACCTGTTGGAGACTACAAAGAGGAAGACTTCTATCAACGTGAAGATGACAAGCCAGAATCTGTCAAACGTCGTTTAGAGGTCAATATCGCACAAGGACAGCCAATCATTGATCATTATCGTGCAAAAGGGCTGGTCCATGATATTGAAGGTGACCAAGACATTGACCTTGTTTTCCAAGCAATTGATACAGTACTATCAAAATTGCAATAA
- the rpmD gene encoding 50S ribosomal protein L30, with translation MAQIKITLTKSPIGRKPEQRKTVVALGLGKLNSSVVKEDNPAILGMVNAISHLVTVEEVK, from the coding sequence ATGGCTCAAATTAAAATCACTTTGACTAAGTCTCCAATCGGTCGCAAACCAGAACAACGTAAAACAGTTGTTGCACTTGGACTTGGTAAATTGAACTCTTCAGTTGTTAAAGAAGATAACCCAGCTATTCTTGGAATGGTTAACGCTATCTCTCACTTGGTAACTGTAGAAGAAGTTAAATAA
- the rplO gene encoding 50S ribosomal protein L15: MKLHELQPATGSRKVRNRVGRGTSSGNGKTSGRGQKGQKARSGGGVRPGFEGGQTPLFRRLPKRGFTNINAKEYAIVNLDQLNAFEDGAEVTPVVLIEAGIVKAEKSGIKILGNGELTKKLTVKAAKFSKSAEEAITSKGGSVEVI; the protein is encoded by the coding sequence ATGAAACTTCATGAATTACAACCTGCTACAGGTTCTCGTAAAGTCCGCAACCGTGTAGGTCGTGGTACATCATCAGGTAACGGTAAAACATCTGGCCGTGGTCAAAAAGGTCAAAAAGCTCGTAGCGGTGGCGGTGTTCGCCCAGGTTTTGAAGGTGGACAAACTCCATTGTTCCGTCGTCTTCCAAAACGTGGATTTACAAATATCAACGCTAAAGAGTACGCAATCGTTAACCTTGATCAATTGAACGCTTTTGAAGATGGTGCAGAAGTAACACCAGTTGTGCTTATCGAAGCTGGAATCGTTAAAGCTGAAAAATCAGGAATTAAAATTCTTGGTAACGGTGAATTGACGAAGAAATTGACAGTTAAAGCTGCTAAATTCTCTAAATCAGCTGAAGAAGCAATCACTTCTAAAGGTGGCTCAGTAGAAGTCATCTAA
- the infA gene encoding translation initiation factor IF-1, whose amino-acid sequence MAKEDVIEIEGKVVDTMPNAMFTVELENGHQVLATVSGKIRKNYIRILVGDRVTVELSPYDLTRGRITYRFK is encoded by the coding sequence ATGGCAAAAGAAGATGTGATTGAAATTGAAGGCAAAGTAGTCGATACAATGCCAAATGCTATGTTTACTGTTGAGTTGGAGAACGGACACCAAGTCCTTGCAACTGTTTCAGGTAAAATCCGTAAAAACTACATTCGTATTTTGGTCGGTGACCGCGTAACTGTTGAGCTTAGTCCATACGACTTGACACGTGGACGTATCACATACCGCTTTAAATAG
- the rpsH gene encoding 30S ribosomal protein S8, which translates to MVMTDPIADFLTRIRNANQAKHEVLEVPASNIKKGIATILKNEGFVKNVEFIEDDKQGIIRVFLKYGPNGEKVITNLKRVSKPGLRVYSKREDIPKVLNGLGIAIISTSEGLLTDKQARQKNVGGEVIAYVW; encoded by the coding sequence ATGGTTATGACTGACCCAATTGCAGATTTTTTGACACGTATTCGTAACGCTAACCAAGCAAAACACGAAGTGCTTGAAGTTCCTGCATCAAACATCAAAAAAGGCATTGCTACAATCCTTAAAAACGAAGGTTTTGTGAAAAACGTTGAATTCATCGAAGATGACAAACAAGGCATCATCCGTGTATTCTTGAAATACGGACCAAACGGTGAAAAAGTTATCACTAACTTGAAACGCGTTTCAAAACCAGGTCTTCGTGTTTACTCAAAACGTGAAGATATTCCAAAAGTTCTTAACGGACTTGGTATCGCAATCATCTCAACATCAGAAGGTCTTTTGACTGACAAACAAGCTCGTCAAAAGAACGTTGGTGGTGAGGTTATCGCATACGTTTGGTAA
- the rpsE gene encoding 30S ribosomal protein S5 codes for MAFKDNAVEIEERVVAINRVTKVVKGGRRLRFAALVVVGDRNGRVGFGTGKAQEVPEAIRKAVESAKKNMIEVPMVGTTIPHEVRSEFGGARVLLKPASEGSGVAAGGATRAVIELAGIADVTSKSLGSNTPINIVRATVEGLKQLKRAEEVAALRGISVSDLA; via the coding sequence ATGGCATTCAAAGATAACGCAGTTGAAATTGAAGAACGCGTAGTAGCCATCAACCGTGTTACAAAAGTTGTTAAAGGTGGACGTCGTCTTCGTTTTGCAGCTCTTGTGGTTGTTGGTGACCGTAACGGTCGCGTAGGTTTCGGTACTGGTAAAGCTCAAGAAGTACCAGAAGCTATCCGTAAAGCAGTTGAATCTGCTAAGAAAAACATGATTGAAGTACCAATGGTTGGTACAACAATCCCTCACGAAGTTCGCTCAGAATTTGGCGGCGCTCGTGTATTGTTGAAACCTGCTTCAGAAGGTTCTGGGGTTGCTGCCGGTGGTGCAACTCGTGCCGTAATCGAATTGGCAGGTATCGCAGATGTGACTTCTAAGTCACTTGGTTCAAACACACCAATCAACATCGTTCGCGCAACAGTTGAAGGTTTGAAACAATTGAAACGTGCTGAAGAAGTGGCTGCACTTCGTGGCATCTCAGTTTCTGATTTAGCATAA
- the rplF gene encoding 50S ribosomal protein L6, whose amino-acid sequence MSRIGNKVITLPAGVELAQNNGVVTVKGPKGELTREFPTAIEIRVEGAEVTLHRPNDSKEMKTIHGTSRANLNNMVVGVSEGFKKELEMRGVGYRAQLAGNKLTLAVGKSHPDEVVAPEGITFEVPTPTQIVVSGINKEVVGQTAAYIRSLRAPEPYKGKGIRYVGEFVRRKEGKTGK is encoded by the coding sequence ATGTCACGTATTGGTAATAAAGTAATTACATTGCCTGCTGGTGTTGAGCTTGCTCAAAACAACGGCGTGGTAACTGTAAAAGGACCTAAAGGGGAATTGACTCGTGAATTCCCAACTGCTATTGAAATCCGTGTGGAAGGTGCAGAAGTAACTCTTCACCGTCCAAACGATTCAAAAGAAATGAAGACTATTCACGGTACTAGCCGTGCTAACCTCAACAACATGGTTGTTGGTGTTTCTGAAGGCTTCAAAAAAGAACTTGAAATGCGTGGTGTCGGTTACCGTGCTCAATTGGCTGGTAACAAATTGACACTTGCTGTTGGTAAATCACATCCAGATGAAGTGGTTGCACCAGAAGGTATCACATTTGAAGTTCCAACACCAACACAAATCGTCGTGTCTGGTATCAACAAAGAAGTTGTTGGTCAAACAGCAGCTTACATCCGTAGCCTTCGCGCTCCTGAGCCATACAAAGGTAAAGGTATCCGCTACGTTGGTGAATTCGTTCGCCGTAAAGAAGGTAAAACAGGTAAATAA
- the rplN gene encoding 50S ribosomal protein L14, whose amino-acid sequence MIQTETRLKVADNSGAREILTIKVLGGSGRKFANIGDIIVASVKQATPGGAVKKGDVVKAVIVRTKTGARRADGSYIKFDENAAVIIREDKNPRGTRIFGPVARELRDGGFMKIVSLAPEVL is encoded by the coding sequence ATGATTCAAACAGAAACTCGTTTGAAAGTTGCTGACAACAGTGGCGCACGTGAAATCTTGACAATCAAAGTTCTTGGTGGTTCAGGACGTAAATTCGCGAATATCGGCGACATCATCGTTGCTTCAGTAAAACAAGCTACTCCTGGTGGTGCGGTTAAAAAAGGTGACGTTGTTAAAGCCGTTATCGTTCGTACTAAGACAGGTGCTCGTCGTGCTGATGGTTCATACATCAAATTCGATGAGAATGCTGCAGTTATTATCCGTGAAGACAAAAACCCTCGCGGAACTCGTATCTTTGGCCCAGTGGCACGCGAATTGCGTGATGGCGGTTTCATGAAAATTGTTTCATTGGCACCAGAAGTACTTTAA
- the rplR gene encoding 50S ribosomal protein L18 yields MISKPDKNKIRQKRHRRVRGKISGTAARPRLNIFRSNTGIYAQVIDDVAGVTLASASTLDKEVSKGTKTEQAVVVGKLVAERAVAKGISEVVFDRGGYLYHGRVKALAESARENGLKF; encoded by the coding sequence GTGATTTCAAAACCAGATAAAAACAAAATCCGCCAAAAACGCCACCGTCGCGTTCGCGGTAAAATCTCTGGAACTGCTGCTCGCCCACGTTTGAACATTTTCCGTTCTAATACAGGCATCTACGCTCAAGTGATTGATGACGTAGCGGGTGTAACGCTCGCAAGCGCTTCTACTCTTGATAAAGAAGTTTCAAAAGGTACTAAGACAGAACAAGCTGTTGTTGTAGGTAAACTCGTTGCTGAACGCGCGGTAGCTAAAGGTATTTCTGAAGTGGTTTTTGACCGCGGTGGATATCTCTATCACGGACGTGTGAAAGCTTTGGCTGAATCAGCTCGTGAAAACGGATTGAAATTCTAA
- the rpsK gene encoding 30S ribosomal protein S11, with the protein MAKPTRKRRVKKNIESGIAHIHATFNNTIVMITDVHGNAIAWSSAGALGFKGSRKSTPFAAQMASEAAAKSAQEHGLKTVEVTVKGPGSGRESAIRALAAAGLEVTAIRDVTPVPHNGARPPKRRRV; encoded by the coding sequence TTGGCTAAACCAACACGTAAACGTCGTGTGAAAAAGAATATCGAATCTGGTATTGCTCATATTCACGCTACATTTAATAACACTATTGTTATGATTACTGATGTGCATGGTAACGCTATTGCTTGGTCATCAGCTGGTGCTCTTGGTTTCAAAGGTTCTCGTAAATCTACACCATTCGCAGCTCAAATGGCTTCAGAAGCAGCTGCTAAATCTGCACAAGAACACGGTCTTAAAACAGTTGAAGTTACCGTTAAAGGCCCAGGTTCAGGTCGTGAGTCTGCTATCCGCGCTCTTGCTGCCGCTGGTCTTGAAGTAACAGCAATTCGTGATGTGACTCCTGTACCACACAATGGTGCTCGTCCTCCAAAACGTCGCCGTGTATAA
- the rpsQ gene encoding 30S ribosomal protein S17, which translates to MERNNRKVLVGRVVSDKMDKTITVVVETKRNHPVYGKRINYSKKYKAHDENNVAKEGDIVRIMETRPLSATKRFRLVEVVEEAVII; encoded by the coding sequence ATGGAACGCAATAATCGTAAAGTTCTTGTTGGACGCGTAGTATCTGACAAAATGGACAAAACAATCACAGTTGTAGTTGAAACTAAACGTAACCACCCAGTCTATGGTAAACGTATTAACTACTCTAAAAAGTACAAAGCTCATGATGAAAACAATGTTGCTAAAGAAGGCGATATCGTTCGTATCATGGAAACTCGCCCACTTTCAGCTACAAAACGTTTCCGTCTTGTAGAAGTTGTGGAAGAGGCAGTTATCATTTAA
- a CDS encoding type Z 30S ribosomal protein S14 — translation MAKKSMIAKNKRPAKFSTQAYTRCEKCGRPHSVYRKFKLCRVCFRDLAYLGQIPGVTKASW, via the coding sequence ATGGCTAAAAAATCAATGATCGCTAAGAACAAACGCCCAGCTAAGTTCTCTACACAAGCTTACACACGCTGTGAAAAATGTGGACGTCCACACTCAGTTTACCGCAAATTCAAATTGTGCCGTGTATGCTTCCGCGACTTGGCTTACCTTGGACAAATTCCGGGTGTAACAAAAGCTTCTTGGTAA
- the secY gene encoding preprotein translocase subunit SecY: protein MFFKLLKDALKVKLVRSKILFTIFILFVFRVGTHITVPGVNAKSLEALSNVPFLNMLSLVSGNAMRNFSVFALGVSPYITASIIVQLLQMDILPKFVEWGKQGEVGRRKLNQATRYISLVLAFVQSIGITAGFNALSGAKLTNMPLNWQTYLLIGSILTTGSIIVTWLGEQISEKGYGNGTSMIIFAGIISSLPGTFHEIYIDRFVNIESSRLGESAIFVAALVVLIFFVVYFTTFVQQAEYKLPIQYTKRAQGAPSSSYLPLKLNPAGVIPVIFAGSITAVPTSLIQYFASQNKSAGWLLTVQEYFDYSTAKGMIVYAGLIIAFTFFYTFVQVNPEKTAESLQKSAAYIHGVRPGNGTEQFLSKLLTRLAVIGALFLSFVALLPILAQNLFGLSSSIAFLGTSLIIVISTSIEGIKQLEGYLLKRKYVGFLEITE from the coding sequence ATGTTTTTTAAACTTTTAAAAGATGCCTTAAAGGTAAAATTGGTACGTAGTAAAATTCTATTTACTATCTTTATCCTTTTTGTCTTCCGCGTAGGAACCCACATTACAGTACCAGGAGTAAACGCAAAGAGTCTTGAAGCCTTGTCAAATGTTCCGTTTTTGAACATGTTGAGCTTGGTTTCGGGAAATGCTATGCGTAATTTCTCAGTTTTCGCACTAGGGGTTAGTCCTTATATTACAGCTTCCATCATTGTTCAACTTTTGCAAATGGATATTTTACCTAAATTTGTTGAATGGGGTAAGCAAGGTGAAGTTGGTCGTCGTAAACTGAATCAGGCAACACGCTACATTTCTTTGGTACTGGCATTTGTTCAATCGATTGGTATTACAGCAGGCTTTAATGCCTTGTCTGGTGCAAAATTGACCAATATGCCACTAAATTGGCAAACATATTTGTTGATTGGATCAATTTTGACAACAGGTTCGATTATTGTAACCTGGTTGGGGGAACAAATTTCTGAAAAGGGCTATGGTAATGGTACATCAATGATCATCTTTGCGGGTATCATTTCATCACTACCAGGGACTTTTCACGAGATTTACATTGATCGCTTTGTTAATATTGAATCAAGTCGTTTGGGGGAGTCAGCAATCTTTGTTGCTGCACTCGTCGTATTAATATTCTTTGTTGTGTATTTTACAACTTTTGTACAACAAGCAGAATATAAATTACCAATTCAATATACAAAACGTGCACAAGGAGCACCTTCTAGCTCATATTTACCGCTGAAATTGAATCCAGCAGGAGTTATTCCCGTAATCTTTGCAGGCTCAATCACTGCAGTGCCAACTTCTTTGATTCAATATTTCGCAAGTCAAAATAAGAGTGCCGGGTGGTTATTGACGGTTCAGGAATACTTTGATTATTCAACTGCTAAAGGTATGATTGTATATGCAGGTTTAATTATTGCCTTTACATTCTTCTACACCTTTGTTCAAGTAAATCCTGAGAAGACTGCAGAAAGCCTTCAGAAAAGTGCAGCCTATATCCATGGAGTTCGTCCTGGTAATGGCACTGAACAGTTTTTGTCAAAATTATTGACAAGATTGGCAGTAATCGGTGCACTCTTCTTGAGTTTTGTAGCTTTGTTGCCTATCCTTGCGCAAAATCTCTTTGGGCTTTCTTCAAGCATTGCGTTCCTTGGTACAAGTTTGATTATCGTAATCTCTACAAGTATCGAAGGCATCAAGCAATTAGAAGGCTACCTTCTTAAGAGAAAATATGTAGGTTTCTTAGAAATTACAGAATAG
- the rplE gene encoding 50S ribosomal protein L5: MANRLKEKYLNEVVPALTEQFNYSSVMAVPKVDKIVLNMGVGDAVSNAKNLEKAAQELALISGQKPLITKAKKSIAGFRLREGVAIGAKVTLRGERMYEFLDKLVTVSLPRVRDFHGVPTKSFDGRGNYTLGVKEQLIFPEINFDDVDKTRGMDIVIVTTANTDEESRALLTGLGMPFAK; the protein is encoded by the coding sequence ATGGCAAATCGTTTAAAAGAAAAATATCTTAATGAAGTAGTTCCTGCTTTGACTGAACAATTTAACTATTCTTCAGTTATGGCTGTGCCAAAAGTTGATAAGATCGTTTTGAACATGGGTGTTGGTGACGCTGTTTCTAACGCTAAAAACCTTGAGAAAGCTGCTCAAGAATTGGCTTTGATCTCAGGTCAAAAACCACTTATCACTAAAGCTAAGAAATCAATCGCCGGCTTCCGTCTTCGTGAGGGTGTTGCGATCGGTGCGAAAGTAACTCTTCGTGGCGAACGTATGTATGAGTTCTTGGACAAATTGGTTACAGTTTCACTTCCACGTGTACGTGACTTCCACGGTGTACCAACTAAGTCATTTGACGGACGTGGTAACTACACACTTGGTGTGAAAGAGCAATTGATCTTCCCAGAAATCAACTTCGACGATGTTGATAAGACTCGCGGTATGGATATCGTTATCGTTACAACTGCTAACACTGACGAAGAATCACGTGCATTGCTTACTGGCCTTGGTATGCCGTTTGCAAAATAA